GCGTCATGCTCTCGCCCGCCACGGTGATGCGGATGCCGTCCGGAACGCTGCGCGACACGCGTGCCCCGCGCCCGACGGACGGCCACAGCGGAGACTCGTACGTCGCGAGCGGAATCTCGATCTCGCCGTGCACGGCGTCGCCGCTCACCCGGACGGGCCCCACCCAGCGGGTCGGGATCGCCGTGACGGTCTCGGCATCGGTCATGTCGTCCTCCTGTCGTCCGGGCCGGCCGGCTGCCCGCCGGCCCTCGGGTGCTGATCCTCGGAACGGCGCGCGAGGGCACGGGCGTCGATGCCCCGCAGCTCGCAGAACTCGCGGACGCCGCCGTGCACGAGCACGTCCTTCGTGAGCAGCGCCTCCGGCGTCGGCGCGCCGAACAGCGCGTGCAGGTCCCGCAGCTGCGACGTCCAGGTGCGGACGACGGCGACGACCTCTGCGGCCCCTCCCGACACGGCCGGCGCGAGGAAGGCTCCCGCCACGCCCACGGCCCGCGCTCCGAGCGCGAGCGCCCTGACGGCGTCGAGCGGGGTGCGGACGCCACCGGATCCGAGCGGCGTGGGCCCGTCCTCGGGCGCGTCGAGCAGGCTCCTGACCGCGGACGAGCCGTGGCCGATGAGGAAGGCGTAGTCGGATGCGGACCGGCGTGCGTTCTCGATCCGCGCGAAGTCGGTGCCGCCGGATCCGCTGACGTCCGCCAGCCGCACGCCCATGTCGCGCAGCCGCTCGAGTGTCCGCCTGCTGAGGCCGAAGCCGACCTCCTTCACGATGACGGGGACCTCGGACGCCGCGACGATCGCCTCGAGCGACGCCGCCCACCCCGAGAAGGCGCGCGAGCCCTCCGGCATGATCGTCTCCTGCACGGCGTTGAGGTGTACCTGGAGCGCGTCGGCCTCGAGCAGGTCCACCGCGCGGCGGGCCTCGTCGGCGCTGCGCCCGACGCCGATGTTCGCGAACACGAGCCCCGCGGGGTTCTCCTCCCGGATGACCCGGAAGCCCGCTGCGGCGTCGGGGTCGTCGAGCGCGATGCCGATCGACCCCGATCCCATGGGCATCCCGGTCTCGCGCGCGGCGACGGCGAGCTCCCGGTTGACGGCGGTCGTCTTCGGCGTGCCGCCCGTCATGCCG
This window of the Microbacterium sp. AB genome carries:
- the fni gene encoding type 2 isopentenyl-diphosphate Delta-isomerase translates to MASDGTAAASASRKDDHVRLAAAQRREPATRNDFDDVELVHHALDGIDASEVDLRTRVAHWTWRSPLYLNGMTGGTPKTTAVNRELAVAARETGMPMGSGSIGIALDDPDAAAGFRVIREENPAGLVFANIGVGRSADEARRAVDLLEADALQVHLNAVQETIMPEGSRAFSGWAASLEAIVAASEVPVIVKEVGFGLSRRTLERLRDMGVRLADVSGSGGTDFARIENARRSASDYAFLIGHGSSAVRSLLDAPEDGPTPLGSGGVRTPLDAVRALALGARAVGVAGAFLAPAVSGGAAEVVAVVRTWTSQLRDLHALFGAPTPEALLTKDVLVHGGVREFCELRGIDARALARRSEDQHPRAGGQPAGPDDRRTT